DNA sequence from the Pseudomonadota bacterium genome:
CCGCGCTTGCTCAGACATGTTTCACGCTCTTTAAGAGCGGATCAGAGCTAAATCAAGCCAAAACCGCATAGTAAGTTAGATGTCTTATTGAATAGTAGCGCTGGGCTGGTAACATGGTGCAATGCTAGTTAATCCCAGCAGTTTAGAGAGCTCACAAGTTAATAACTTTGATGGTCGCCTACCGAACGGGCGTGCTCAGATCTCCAAGTTACTGGAGCAGATAGTTAGTGAAGATCATTTATCTACCGTTTGCCGATTTGACTCCCTAGAGGCAATTCGTGAGCAGGCCAAAGTCTCACTTTTGGGCAGTCAGAGAAACGATGTTGTAGTTAGCCTCGCTAGATCGATGGCGTGGCTTGTAAAACTTGAGCCCAATATCCGGCAGCAATTTAAAGATCAGTGGCGCTCCGAGTATAAGGTGATGATGAAGCTCTGTGAGGACATAATCTCGCAGGTGCGAGATCTTTCATCGTATGATCTATCTAACGTTGCTAAGTCAGTATCCCTGATGGGCGTACGACATGAGGAATTATTCGGAGCGATTAGCACAGAGTTTCAGCGTAGACAGGAAGAGATTACTGCTATGGATCTAGCTTGCATGGCAAGAGCCTACGCTTTTCTCGATATTAGGGATGGTAAGCTGACAAGCTTTATTGGAAAGGTCGCACGTCAATTGCAACGCTCGACAACTTTGGAGCCCTTCAGTATGAGTAGTAGAGCCATGATCGGATGGTCGCTAGCACTCCTTGACCCGGCACAGGTCGCATGCGTTATAAATCCTCGATTTCTTATCGACAACGACTGTGAGTTGCAGACCTGGGGGCATATTTATCAGGCACTTCTCGTTACCGAGGCTATCGGCCCTTATGAATATTTCCCACGTCGACAGGAGCTCTGGGGCATGGAAGCCCCAAAATCTTCCAATCATTTCGAGCTAACTATTATGGACGCACTCAGTCGATTTCTCAGAAAAGTGCCGCACGTGATCGAGGATAACTTAAATGTCGCAGGTGTAATGATTGATTTTGTATTATACCTTGAGGATCGCACTATCGCCATTGAATGTGATGGATCTCAGTATCATTATTCAACAGGGCCTGATGGTGGGCGCCTCTTTGGACTAGATCTTATACAGAATCAGATTCTTGTTCGCTGTGGAATGGAGGTCGTTCATATAGCCTCTTCTGAGTTGAATTCTTGTTCTACAGTTCAGCTGTTGTCCCAAAAATTAGGGATATGCGACACTTAGGGCGAGCCTAATCGGGAGGGCGCTGGAGGAGAGAATCTTCCCAGAGTAAAATATTAGGGAGAGATAAATGGCGATAGAGGTTATAGAGGCTAATGGATCCCTAGATGCGGCGCTCTGCAAGGTGGCCCGTACTATCTTTTCTGTGCTTAAGGCCAGGGATAAAAACGAACCTCTAGTGATTGGTGTCTGTGGGGGCAGGAGCATAGTTGGGCTCCTTACAAGTTTAAAGAACGAGGCAGCCGATCAGCCTAAGGATCTGATGGAGAGGGTGCACTTCTTTATGGTGGATGAGCGCCTGGTGCCCCTCGCTAATGAGCAGAGTAATTTTGGCGGCTTGCAACGGCTGCTCTTTGACGAGCTTGTGCTAGATGGGAGCCTTAAATCTGAGCAGCTGCATCCCTTTGTGTCTGACGATGCTATGGAGGATTTTGGCTGCGCGCG
Encoded proteins:
- the pgl gene encoding 6-phosphogluconolactonase, producing MAIEVIEANGSLDAALCKVARTIFSVLKARDKNEPLVIGVCGGRSIVGLLTSLKNEAADQPKDLMERVHFFMVDERLVPLANEQSNFGGLQRLLFDELVLDGSLKSEQLHPFVSDDAMEDFGCARYQEELARFGGAFSVVVLGVGEDGHIAGLFPHHPALACGERGFVSFLDSPKPPAQRMTASAPLIADAELSIVLMLGEGKRAAWEAFRSGKASFESCPALIATQAKSCVVVTDLV